A genomic segment from Chanos chanos chromosome 2, fChaCha1.1, whole genome shotgun sequence encodes:
- the bmb gene encoding protein brambleberry — MCQWAWVSLLPWALLSWALGTQFGTADALFNWMKREEPVPAAPVDHTMSQGDPPPFEMTVADEKFLSEAKQMNLSPLDSCHFRVVSQLKATCSSLSEEQLAKLGVALFNCQSEVEGRKTYACTEEMSIKECTADMDSDTWNAYHIVSNRARSVCYATRQQHFRRRAEQTVNALISTATSQLDAMKDLKEGQQELRDLTAASLDRLLEGHSALQLQQGVLREGQEQLDVSITANLQRLAQEKALISTGQELVAQLIQGITQRMENVSKQLKGHGSEVQEGHQAILDDLAEVRGRAQDMYSKIEVNLFGLLEQQNSTAQFYIELMGKLERMNGTLGYLLRYLDNMQNRLEDRLHLIQGYLGWAGLSLRAVLTCVIHAGYFLLCAVLLSFLQCPTFSRLSLLVVVPINAIAEVNQQSSLDLPMLTLLLFTLSLGRWFVLQLLWALSKLKGQNTRPTLQPLPPARIKTNEHEVIQEHSPSHKHSHASSTPQSSEPACFDQDSFMLGDPCIVAMLPSQSQGLPRFGHVALGTPNHSTPRLKSRPGLAGGVLEGVAQKNLRGLLDTVDQSRSSSPNHSLASNSSFSGRPLCRGVTRLGQPCKKRASLGQDYCRIHDGGCSSFSRP, encoded by the exons ATGTGTCAGTGGGCATGGGTGAGTTTGCTGCCCTGGGCACTGCTCTCTTGGGCACTGGGCACTCAGTTTGGCACAGCGGATGCTTTGTTCAACTGGATGAAACGCGAGGAGCCTGTCCCTGCTGCCCCAGTGGACCACACCATGTCCCAGGGTGACCCTCCGCCCTTTGAGATGACTGTTGCCGATGAGAAATTTCTGTCTGAAGCTAAACAAATGAACCTTAGCCCTCTGGACAGCTGCCATTTTAGG GTAGTTTCTCAGCTGAAAGCCACCTGCAGCAGCCTATCAGAAGAGCAGTTGGCTAAACTGGGCGTGGCTTTATTTAACTGCCAGTCAGAGGTGGAGGGACGCAAGACTTACGCATGCACTGAAGAAATG TCCATTAAGGAGTGCACAGCAGACATGGACTCAGACACATGGAATGCCTATCACATTGTGAGTAATCGGGCGCGCTCTGTATGCTATGCCACGCGTCAGCAGCACTTCCGTCGGCGGGCAGAACAAACGGTTAACGCCCTGATCTCCACGGCAACCAGCCAGCTGGATGCCATGAAGGACCTGAAG gAGGGCCAGCAGGAGCTGCGAGATCTGACTGCTGCTTCCCTGGATCGGCTGCTGGAAGGCCATAGCGCTCTGCAGCTACAGCAGGGTGTgctgagagagggacaggaacAACTGGATGTCTCCATCACGGCCAACCTGCAGAGACTGGCCCAGGAGAAGGCTCTGATCAGCACCGGACAGGAACTGGTGGCTCAACTTATTCAGGGAATTACACAGAGAATGG AGAATGTAAGTAAACAGTTGAAGGGTCATGGGTCAGAAGTGCAAGAGGGTCATCAGGCCATTCTGGATGACCTGGCTGAGGTCAGAGGTCGGGCTCAGGACATGTACAGTAAAATAG AGGTGAACCTATTTGGGCTTTTGGAGCAGCAGAACAGCACAGCCCAGTTCTACATAGAACTGATGGGAAAACTAGAGCGGATGAATGGAACTCTGGGATACCTGCTGAGGTATCTGGACAACATGCAGAACAGGCTAGAGGACAGACTGCATCTGATTCAGGGCTACCTGGGATGGGCAG GGTTGAGTTTACGTGCGGTCTTGACGTGTGTGATCCATGCTGGATATTTCCTGCTGTGTGCGGTTTTGCTGTCCTTTCTCCAGTGCCCGACTTTCTCTCGCCTCTCTCTGCTTGTTGTCGTGCCAATCAACGCTATTGCTGAGGTCAACCAACAGTCATCTCTCGACCTCCCCATGCTCACTCTGCTGCTCTTTACTCTTTCactgg GACGCTGGTTTGTACTGCAGCTTCTGTGGGCGTTGTCCAAACTGAAAGGACAGAACACACGTCCTACCTTGCAACCTCTGCCTCCAGCAAGAATCAAGACCAATGAGCATGAGGTCATTCAGGAGCACAGCCCCTCCCACAAGCACAGCCACGCCTCCTCAACTCCCCAGAG tagcg AACCTGCTTGTTTTGATCAGGATAGCTTCATGTTAG GTGACCCTTGCATCGTGGCTATGTTGCCCTCCCAGTCTCAGGGCCTGCCCAGGTTTGGACATGTTGCCCTGGGCACGCCCAACCACTCAACCCCTAGGCTCAAGAGTCGGCCTGGCCTTGcagga GGTGTGCTTGAGGGTGTCGCCCAGAAAAACCTCAGAGGCCTGTTGGACACAGTGGACCAATCACGGAGCTCCAGCCCCAATCACTCCCTGGCCAGTAATAG TTCATTTTCAGGCCGGCCTCTGTGTAGAGGAGTTACCCGTCTGGGTCAGCCATGTAAGAAAAGAGCCTCTCTGGGTCAAGACTACTGCAGGATCCATGACGGGGGGTGTTCCTCCTTCAGCCGCCCCTGA
- the faap24 gene encoding Fanconi anemia core complex-associated protein 24 translates to MDSKFSPAILSNAVPPYGHVIANEKWRGSALVQNFKGNVKVIFEEEPGVVDFYLSNKSCIIYVSEGDLVAGNYYKRRIVRFRNANSSLQGIIIVEKTHLSEQYFPSMQKFVVLELGLTLLPVASQAEASQLIGHLALTEGKDNPFRRRSTSRLLEPVVLALVQQIPGVGKVKAQALLHQFSSIHQLSTTSISDLEPIVGQAAAQHIWGFFHHQLD, encoded by the exons ATGGACTCTAAATTCTCCCCGGCGATTCTTTCGAATGCTGTACCACCCTATGGTCATGTCATAGCGAACGAGAAGTGGAGAGGTTCTGCTCTGGTACAGAATTTTAAAG GAAATGTTAAGGTTATTTTCGAAGAGGAGCCCGGAGTAGTGGATTTTTACCTCAGTAATAAAAGCTGCATCATCTATGTGTCTGAAGGCGATTTGGTGGCTGGAAACTATTACAAGAGGAGAATTGTTCGATTTAGAAAT GCTAACAGCAGTCTCCAGGGAATTATTATTGTGGAGAAGACCCATCTCAGTGAGCAGTATTTTCCGAGTATGCAAAAGTTCGTGGTGCTTGAGCTGGGTTTGACTTTGCTGCCTGTTGCCAGTCAGGCTGAAGCCTCGCAGCTTATTGGACATCTG GCTCTCACTGAGGGTAAGGACAACCCGTTCCGTCGGAGGAGCACGTCAAGGTTGCTGGAGCCCGTGGTGTTGGCACTGGTGCAGCAGATCCCTGGCGTCGGGAAAGTGAAAGCTCAGGCATTGCTCCATCAGTTCTCCAGCATCCATCAGCTCAGCACCACCTCCATCTCTGACCTGGAACCCATCGTGGGGCAGGCTGCAGCTCAGCACATCTGGGGGTTTTTCC